One window from the genome of Helicoverpa armigera isolate CAAS_96S chromosome 4, ASM3070526v1, whole genome shotgun sequence encodes:
- the LOC110374844 gene encoding rho GTPase-activating protein 100F isoform X2, which translates to MQWRKLTRLKSSPGGQSRARRMLCCGRRKENGRAAPDLTASPGRAPPGPPQPPRANHAPPCVLQPDFRKVSGVSNEIFRQIEMVENDHDSTTAAALEAVERRGEMIVRILEIRQVGRNNIEAAKKFFSLQDSRHIVQLVEIVKRPGQTLGLYIREGDGGARTDGVFISRIALESAVYNSGCLKVGDEILAVNLVDVRRMSLDDVVIIMSIPRRLLLCTRQRKGKSGPGSPSMPRSEHKPPPVVVLKRDCRDDDERDRDRVDGLYSQHGTLRSAGPGGGVRPVGDGREERSRLQLGALSPDSTALDLYYNPRPPSDHSTWSYRPPPPVITEQPKSQATHFVPYERSYPNTLDSLAEKVHSFYPADSGSTRFGGRVPRSGSEQQLPRAETHSDFGRHSLLRSSLKASAATGASSLRYNQRYGGVGMPGSGLTGTGLTDSGLTGTSLGPGLPSGLSTTGLSGLTGSSLVGSGLTSSGLGSGLGGTGLGSTLTGAYGTTGLGLPSYSSKFGTARRNRSLDYSSDTEATAPTRTPYYSGLSGYRSSTLGRDIGSKFNSLPRDVRGTGQRLGLSRRAGSVLQDEPEPLSSRLDLRSSRGRLPSSPSVFTSDEYRAWLSRAPSTSALYETLRPRLPTHYSAENIHDALKNMESGSRFGSSLGLAGRRVERPRHLPARSVSSQQLGATQQLGAGAGGSPSARRVRQLLELGSRFNCPNPSPVPTPGSRHQRHLDINPNEFLKYKVEKPATGGLSASMTGLSRLSGGVSGMLWVHLLAGRGLRPSPSGASPGSPPSGPLAPPQPPVAPRDLYCVLECDRVHKARTVVRTGELQFDWDESFELDLVDNRQLDVLVYSWDPQHRHKLCYRGSVTLPDLLSRSPAHQLAIKMEPRGTLYVRFRHTEPHDLFRRRPAPPRGTALFGAELDTVVAREPRPPHAPPVPLIVRRCVEEIERRGLDIIGLYRLCGSASKKRILREAFERNARGVELAPDSVPDINVITGLLKDYLRELPQPLFSRCMYQMTLDALGICLPDDREGNARLMASVVELLPRASRATLVFLLDHLALVVAAQDRNKMSPQHLAVALAPPLMLHSQPPTEMDYQRSINVLQCLLQIWPAPKRSVRRGESVTGPRGNRVSASPAASLTLPQGRVPPSVSPYRPQAAASAASPPPALSGRPAPDRSPPAHVLSSVRAGQYRPQSPLRGPLPAPPRSRQVTVSSPGSPSSSSGSHSPADTIKHGGSVSSILRQPERAASPRSSPRSSPRASPRASPRDSPRTSTPRENREHASRESSREHTPREHSREHTPRDSSREHTPRDGPREGGSRESPRSVIPGTSAGLAVTLNSPGRGGLSPRYSSTNPFLQQYDAEEEAEAWRAADIFSSHA; encoded by the exons GAGAACGGGCGCGCGGCGCCGGACCTGACGGCGTCGCCTGGGCGCGCGCCGCCCGGTCCGCCGCAGCCGCCGCGCGCCAACCACGCACCACCCTGCGTGCTGCAGCCAGACTTCCGAAAg GTATCAGGAGTGAGCAATGAAATATTCAGGCAGATTGAAATGGTTGAGAATGACCACGATTCGACAACTGCCGCGGCGCTCGAG GCGGTGGAGCGACGCGGCGAGATGATCGTACGGATCCTTGAAATCAGACAAGTGGGCCGTAACAATATTGAAGCCGCCAAGAAATTCTTTTCATTACAG GACTCCCGTCACATAGTCCAACTAGTGGAAATAGTGAAGCGACCCGGCCAAACCCTGGGACTGTATATCAGGGAAGGTGACGGTGGAGCACGGACGGATGGAGTGTTTATATCCCGGATAGCATTGGAGTCTGCGGTGTACAACAGTGGCTGCCTCAAAGTGGGGGATGAGATCCTGGCAGTCAACCTGGTGGATGTTAGGAGGATGTCGCTGGATGACGTGGTTATCATCATGTCGATACCCAGGCGGCTGTTGTTGTGTACGAGGCAGAGGAAAG GTAAATCAGGACCCGGTTCGCCATCGATGCCGCGGTCGGAGCACAAGCCGCCGCCAGTCGTGGTGCTCAAAAGGGACTGCCGAGATGATGACGAGAGGGACAGGGATCGAGTCGACGGACTTTATTCACA GCATGGCACTCTTCGGTCTGCGGGTCCCGGTGGAGGAGTAAGACCGGTCGGTGATGGAAGGGAAGAAAGAAGTCGGCTGCAGCTCGGCGCTCTCTCTCCGGATTCCACGGCATTGGATTTATATTACAATCCACGACCGCCGTCTGATCATTCTACTTGGAG ctaCCGTCCGCCTCCACCGGTGATCACAGAGCAGCCAAAATCTCAAGCGACGCATTTTGTACCGTACGAGCGATCCTATCCAAACACTCTGGACAGTTTGGCGGAGAAAGTGCACTCTTTCTATCCCGCTGACAGCGGAAG TACTCGTTTCGGAGGCCGAGTGCCGCGGTCAGGGTCAGAACAGCAGTTACCCAGAGCTGAAACGCATTCTGATTTTGGTAGACATTCCTTGCTCAGATCAAGTTTGAAGGCATCGGCTGCAACAGGAG CATCAAGCTTAAGATACAACCAGCGATATGGTGGTGTTGGTATGCCCGGATCTGGCCTAACAGGGACTGGACTTACAGACTCTGGTCTAACTGGAACTAGTTTAGGCCCCGGGCTTCCATCTGGATTATCGACTACTGGACTCAGTGGCCTCACAGGTTCAAGCCTTGTTGGGTCAGGCTTGACGAGCTCTGGCCTAGGATCAGGATTAGGAGGAACTGGCCTGGGATCGACACTTACAGGAGCATATGGAACTACTGGGCTCGGTCTACCGTCGTACAGCAGTAAATTTGGAACAGCTAGAAGAAACCGTAGTCTGGACTATTCGTCGGATACCGAGGCTACGGCTCCTACTAGAACTCCATATTATTCAGGGCTTAGTGGGTATCGAAGTAGCACTTTGGGCAGGGATATTGGATCGAAGTTTAATTCTTTACCGAGGGATGTGAGAGGGACTGGACAGAG GCTGGGACTGAGTAGACGCGCGGGAAGTGTTCTTCAAGATGAGCCGGAACCTTTGTCTTCACGTTTGGATCTTCGTTCTTCCAGAG GTCGTTTACCGTCCTCTCCTTCAGTATTCACTTCGGACGAGTATAGGGCGTGGCTATCACGTGCGCCCTCTACCAGCGCTCTCTATGAGACGCTGCGTCCACGACTTCCTACGCACTATTCAGCTGAAAATATTCACGATGCGCTCAAAAAC ATGGAAAGTGGCAGCCGGTTTGGATCATCACTAGGTTTGGCAGGGCGTCGGGTGGAAAGACCGCGACACTTGCCCGCTCGTTCAGTATCTTCGCAACAATTGGGAGCCACGCAGCAACTAGGGGCAGGAGCTGGTGGTTCACCATCAGCTCGGCGAGTTCGACAACTGCTTGAGTTGGGATCTCGTTTCAACTGTCCTAACCCAAGCCCTGTTCCAACACCTGGCTCACGACATCAAAGACATCTCGATATCAATCCTAATG aGTTCTTAAAGTATAAAGTGGAAAAACCAGCTACGGGTGGTCTGTCGGCTTCGATGACCGGTCTATCACGATTGTCGGGCGGAGTATCAGGAATGCTATGGGTACATCTATTAGCTGGACGTGGTCTACGACCGTCTCCTTCAGGAGCATCACCGGGTTCCCCACCATCGGGTCCACTAGCGCCCCCGCAGCCGCCAGTCGCTCCAAGAGACTTGTATTGTGTACTGGAATGTGATCGTGTGCATAAAGCTCGCACTGTG GTCCGTACGGGAGAGCTGCAATTCGACTGGGATGAGTCATTCGAACTGGATCTGGTAGACAACAGACAGTTGGATGTATTAGTCTACTCATGGGACCCACAGCATAGGCACAAGCTCTGCTACCGTGGATCTGTCACATTGCCAGATCTGCTGTCACGTTCACCTGCTCATCAACTCGCTATTAAG ATGGAACCCCGCGGAACTCTATACGTACGATTTCGGCACACGGAACCACACGATCTGTTCCGAAGACGACCCGCACCACCTCGTGGCACAGCATTATTCGGAGCCGAACTGGACACAGTTGTGGCAAGGGAGCCTCGCCCACCGCACGCTCCTCCTGTGCCATTAATTGTACGAAGATGTGTCGAAGAAATTGAAAGACGTGGACTGGATATCATAG GTCTTTATCGCCTATGCGGCTCAGCAAGTAAAAAGCGCATACTCCGAGAAGCATTCGAGCGAAACGCACGTGGAGTTGAACTGGCGCCTGATTCTGTACCAGATATCAACGTCATAACTGGTCTTCTGAAGGACTACCTAAGGGAACTGCCACAGCCATTGTTCAGTCGCTGCATGTATCAAATGACTCTTGACGCATTGG GCATATGTCTACCAGATGACAGAGAAGGCAATGCTCGATTGATGGCCTCAGTAGTTGAGCTACTTCCTCGAGCATCAAGAGCTACTCTTGTCTTCTTACTTGACCATTTGGCCCTTGTCGTGGCTGCCCAAGATCGTAACAAGATGTCACCACAACATCTGGCAGTGGCTCTCGCACCACCTCTCATGTTGCACTCACAGCCACCAACAGAAATGGACTATCAGAGATCTATAAATGTACTGCAATGTCTTCTGCAAATCTGGCCAGCTCCAAAGCGTTCAG TTCGGCGCGGCGAGTCAGTAACCGGGCCGCGTGGAAACAGAGTCAGTGCGTCGCCAGCGGCCTCACTCACACTCCCCCAAG GCCGAGTTCCGCCCTCAGTCAGTCCATATCGGCCTCAAGCGGCAGCATCAGCAGCATCTCCGCCGCCAGCTCTCTCGGGTCGGCCCGCGCCAGACCGCTCGCCGCCCGCACAT GTTCTCTCATCAGTCAGGGCCGGCCAATATCGTCCGCAGTCGCCGCTCAGAGGCCCTCTGCCCGCTCCACCTCGGTCCCGTCAGGTGACAGTATCCTCTCCCGGTTCACCCAGCAGTAGCTCCGGGAGCCACAGCCCAGCGGACACAATTAAACATGGAGGATCTGTTTCCTCCATTCTGAGGCAACCGGAGCGAGCCGCATCCCCGCGGTCTTCGCCACGGTCCTCACCACGCGCGTCACCCAGAGCCTCCCCGCGAGACTCCCCGCGGACTAGCACGCCGCGAGAGAACAGGGAGCACGCGTCGCGCGAGTCGTCGCGGGAACACACGCCGCGGGAGCACTCTCGCGAGCACACGCCTCGCGACTCGTCGCGCGAGCACACGCCGCGGGACGGGCCGCGCGAGGGGGGGTCGCGCGAGTCGCCGCGCTCGGTGATCCCGGGCACGTCGGCGGGGCTGGCGGTGACGCTGAACTCGCCGGGGCGCGGCGGCCTGAGCCCGCGCTACAGCTCCACCAACCCGTTCCTGCAGCAGTACGACGCGGAGGAGGAGGCCGAGGCGTGGCGCGCCGCCGACATATTCTCCTCGCACGCATAG
- the LOC110374844 gene encoding rho GTPase-activating protein 100F isoform X1 codes for MQWRKLTRLKSSPGGQSRARRMLCCGRRKENGRAAPDLTASPGRAPPGPPQPPRANHAPPCVLQPDFRKVSGVSNEIFRQIEMVENDHDSTTAAALEAVERRGEMIVRILEIRQVGRNNIEAAKKFFSLQDSRHIVQLVEIVKRPGQTLGLYIREGDGGARTDGVFISRIALESAVYNSGCLKVGDEILAVNLVDVRRMSLDDVVIIMSIPRRLLLCTRQRKGKSGPGSPSMPRSEHKPPPVVVLKRDCRDDDERDRDRVDGLYSQHGTLRSAGPGGGVRPVGDGREERSRLQLGALSPDSTALDLYYNPRPPSDHSTWSYRPPPPVITEQPKSQATHFVPYERSYPNTLDSLAEKVHSFYPADSGRYDSTRFGGRVPRSGSEQQLPRAETHSDFGRHSLLRSSLKASAATGASSLRYNQRYGGVGMPGSGLTGTGLTDSGLTGTSLGPGLPSGLSTTGLSGLTGSSLVGSGLTSSGLGSGLGGTGLGSTLTGAYGTTGLGLPSYSSKFGTARRNRSLDYSSDTEATAPTRTPYYSGLSGYRSSTLGRDIGSKFNSLPRDVRGTGQRLGLSRRAGSVLQDEPEPLSSRLDLRSSRGRLPSSPSVFTSDEYRAWLSRAPSTSALYETLRPRLPTHYSAENIHDALKNMESGSRFGSSLGLAGRRVERPRHLPARSVSSQQLGATQQLGAGAGGSPSARRVRQLLELGSRFNCPNPSPVPTPGSRHQRHLDINPNEFLKYKVEKPATGGLSASMTGLSRLSGGVSGMLWVHLLAGRGLRPSPSGASPGSPPSGPLAPPQPPVAPRDLYCVLECDRVHKARTVVRTGELQFDWDESFELDLVDNRQLDVLVYSWDPQHRHKLCYRGSVTLPDLLSRSPAHQLAIKMEPRGTLYVRFRHTEPHDLFRRRPAPPRGTALFGAELDTVVAREPRPPHAPPVPLIVRRCVEEIERRGLDIIGLYRLCGSASKKRILREAFERNARGVELAPDSVPDINVITGLLKDYLRELPQPLFSRCMYQMTLDALGICLPDDREGNARLMASVVELLPRASRATLVFLLDHLALVVAAQDRNKMSPQHLAVALAPPLMLHSQPPTEMDYQRSINVLQCLLQIWPAPKRSVRRGESVTGPRGNRVSASPAASLTLPQGRVPPSVSPYRPQAAASAASPPPALSGRPAPDRSPPAHVLSSVRAGQYRPQSPLRGPLPAPPRSRQVTVSSPGSPSSSSGSHSPADTIKHGGSVSSILRQPERAASPRSSPRSSPRASPRASPRDSPRTSTPRENREHASRESSREHTPREHSREHTPRDSSREHTPRDGPREGGSRESPRSVIPGTSAGLAVTLNSPGRGGLSPRYSSTNPFLQQYDAEEEAEAWRAADIFSSHA; via the exons GAGAACGGGCGCGCGGCGCCGGACCTGACGGCGTCGCCTGGGCGCGCGCCGCCCGGTCCGCCGCAGCCGCCGCGCGCCAACCACGCACCACCCTGCGTGCTGCAGCCAGACTTCCGAAAg GTATCAGGAGTGAGCAATGAAATATTCAGGCAGATTGAAATGGTTGAGAATGACCACGATTCGACAACTGCCGCGGCGCTCGAG GCGGTGGAGCGACGCGGCGAGATGATCGTACGGATCCTTGAAATCAGACAAGTGGGCCGTAACAATATTGAAGCCGCCAAGAAATTCTTTTCATTACAG GACTCCCGTCACATAGTCCAACTAGTGGAAATAGTGAAGCGACCCGGCCAAACCCTGGGACTGTATATCAGGGAAGGTGACGGTGGAGCACGGACGGATGGAGTGTTTATATCCCGGATAGCATTGGAGTCTGCGGTGTACAACAGTGGCTGCCTCAAAGTGGGGGATGAGATCCTGGCAGTCAACCTGGTGGATGTTAGGAGGATGTCGCTGGATGACGTGGTTATCATCATGTCGATACCCAGGCGGCTGTTGTTGTGTACGAGGCAGAGGAAAG GTAAATCAGGACCCGGTTCGCCATCGATGCCGCGGTCGGAGCACAAGCCGCCGCCAGTCGTGGTGCTCAAAAGGGACTGCCGAGATGATGACGAGAGGGACAGGGATCGAGTCGACGGACTTTATTCACA GCATGGCACTCTTCGGTCTGCGGGTCCCGGTGGAGGAGTAAGACCGGTCGGTGATGGAAGGGAAGAAAGAAGTCGGCTGCAGCTCGGCGCTCTCTCTCCGGATTCCACGGCATTGGATTTATATTACAATCCACGACCGCCGTCTGATCATTCTACTTGGAG ctaCCGTCCGCCTCCACCGGTGATCACAGAGCAGCCAAAATCTCAAGCGACGCATTTTGTACCGTACGAGCGATCCTATCCAAACACTCTGGACAGTTTGGCGGAGAAAGTGCACTCTTTCTATCCCGCTGACAGCGGAAGGTATGATAG TACTCGTTTCGGAGGCCGAGTGCCGCGGTCAGGGTCAGAACAGCAGTTACCCAGAGCTGAAACGCATTCTGATTTTGGTAGACATTCCTTGCTCAGATCAAGTTTGAAGGCATCGGCTGCAACAGGAG CATCAAGCTTAAGATACAACCAGCGATATGGTGGTGTTGGTATGCCCGGATCTGGCCTAACAGGGACTGGACTTACAGACTCTGGTCTAACTGGAACTAGTTTAGGCCCCGGGCTTCCATCTGGATTATCGACTACTGGACTCAGTGGCCTCACAGGTTCAAGCCTTGTTGGGTCAGGCTTGACGAGCTCTGGCCTAGGATCAGGATTAGGAGGAACTGGCCTGGGATCGACACTTACAGGAGCATATGGAACTACTGGGCTCGGTCTACCGTCGTACAGCAGTAAATTTGGAACAGCTAGAAGAAACCGTAGTCTGGACTATTCGTCGGATACCGAGGCTACGGCTCCTACTAGAACTCCATATTATTCAGGGCTTAGTGGGTATCGAAGTAGCACTTTGGGCAGGGATATTGGATCGAAGTTTAATTCTTTACCGAGGGATGTGAGAGGGACTGGACAGAG GCTGGGACTGAGTAGACGCGCGGGAAGTGTTCTTCAAGATGAGCCGGAACCTTTGTCTTCACGTTTGGATCTTCGTTCTTCCAGAG GTCGTTTACCGTCCTCTCCTTCAGTATTCACTTCGGACGAGTATAGGGCGTGGCTATCACGTGCGCCCTCTACCAGCGCTCTCTATGAGACGCTGCGTCCACGACTTCCTACGCACTATTCAGCTGAAAATATTCACGATGCGCTCAAAAAC ATGGAAAGTGGCAGCCGGTTTGGATCATCACTAGGTTTGGCAGGGCGTCGGGTGGAAAGACCGCGACACTTGCCCGCTCGTTCAGTATCTTCGCAACAATTGGGAGCCACGCAGCAACTAGGGGCAGGAGCTGGTGGTTCACCATCAGCTCGGCGAGTTCGACAACTGCTTGAGTTGGGATCTCGTTTCAACTGTCCTAACCCAAGCCCTGTTCCAACACCTGGCTCACGACATCAAAGACATCTCGATATCAATCCTAATG aGTTCTTAAAGTATAAAGTGGAAAAACCAGCTACGGGTGGTCTGTCGGCTTCGATGACCGGTCTATCACGATTGTCGGGCGGAGTATCAGGAATGCTATGGGTACATCTATTAGCTGGACGTGGTCTACGACCGTCTCCTTCAGGAGCATCACCGGGTTCCCCACCATCGGGTCCACTAGCGCCCCCGCAGCCGCCAGTCGCTCCAAGAGACTTGTATTGTGTACTGGAATGTGATCGTGTGCATAAAGCTCGCACTGTG GTCCGTACGGGAGAGCTGCAATTCGACTGGGATGAGTCATTCGAACTGGATCTGGTAGACAACAGACAGTTGGATGTATTAGTCTACTCATGGGACCCACAGCATAGGCACAAGCTCTGCTACCGTGGATCTGTCACATTGCCAGATCTGCTGTCACGTTCACCTGCTCATCAACTCGCTATTAAG ATGGAACCCCGCGGAACTCTATACGTACGATTTCGGCACACGGAACCACACGATCTGTTCCGAAGACGACCCGCACCACCTCGTGGCACAGCATTATTCGGAGCCGAACTGGACACAGTTGTGGCAAGGGAGCCTCGCCCACCGCACGCTCCTCCTGTGCCATTAATTGTACGAAGATGTGTCGAAGAAATTGAAAGACGTGGACTGGATATCATAG GTCTTTATCGCCTATGCGGCTCAGCAAGTAAAAAGCGCATACTCCGAGAAGCATTCGAGCGAAACGCACGTGGAGTTGAACTGGCGCCTGATTCTGTACCAGATATCAACGTCATAACTGGTCTTCTGAAGGACTACCTAAGGGAACTGCCACAGCCATTGTTCAGTCGCTGCATGTATCAAATGACTCTTGACGCATTGG GCATATGTCTACCAGATGACAGAGAAGGCAATGCTCGATTGATGGCCTCAGTAGTTGAGCTACTTCCTCGAGCATCAAGAGCTACTCTTGTCTTCTTACTTGACCATTTGGCCCTTGTCGTGGCTGCCCAAGATCGTAACAAGATGTCACCACAACATCTGGCAGTGGCTCTCGCACCACCTCTCATGTTGCACTCACAGCCACCAACAGAAATGGACTATCAGAGATCTATAAATGTACTGCAATGTCTTCTGCAAATCTGGCCAGCTCCAAAGCGTTCAG TTCGGCGCGGCGAGTCAGTAACCGGGCCGCGTGGAAACAGAGTCAGTGCGTCGCCAGCGGCCTCACTCACACTCCCCCAAG GCCGAGTTCCGCCCTCAGTCAGTCCATATCGGCCTCAAGCGGCAGCATCAGCAGCATCTCCGCCGCCAGCTCTCTCGGGTCGGCCCGCGCCAGACCGCTCGCCGCCCGCACAT GTTCTCTCATCAGTCAGGGCCGGCCAATATCGTCCGCAGTCGCCGCTCAGAGGCCCTCTGCCCGCTCCACCTCGGTCCCGTCAGGTGACAGTATCCTCTCCCGGTTCACCCAGCAGTAGCTCCGGGAGCCACAGCCCAGCGGACACAATTAAACATGGAGGATCTGTTTCCTCCATTCTGAGGCAACCGGAGCGAGCCGCATCCCCGCGGTCTTCGCCACGGTCCTCACCACGCGCGTCACCCAGAGCCTCCCCGCGAGACTCCCCGCGGACTAGCACGCCGCGAGAGAACAGGGAGCACGCGTCGCGCGAGTCGTCGCGGGAACACACGCCGCGGGAGCACTCTCGCGAGCACACGCCTCGCGACTCGTCGCGCGAGCACACGCCGCGGGACGGGCCGCGCGAGGGGGGGTCGCGCGAGTCGCCGCGCTCGGTGATCCCGGGCACGTCGGCGGGGCTGGCGGTGACGCTGAACTCGCCGGGGCGCGGCGGCCTGAGCCCGCGCTACAGCTCCACCAACCCGTTCCTGCAGCAGTACGACGCGGAGGAGGAGGCCGAGGCGTGGCGCGCCGCCGACATATTCTCCTCGCACGCATAG